GGGACAGACAGGTAAATATCCAACCTTTTTCCTGGAAAAATGGGAAGCCGGATTTTGGTTCACCGGTGAAATATGGGGTGGGGATTGAAATCAGTTATTGAGAAGATTGTGAAATAACCCAAATAAAAGAAAATGCCTCAATTATTTATAATCGAGGCATTCAATTACAGATATTTTAATTCTTACAAATTCCCCTTCTTCATCTCCTTCACTGCATAGTCTGCTGCACGAGCCGTAAGAGCCATATAGGTGAGCGATGGGTTTTGGGTTGAGGTTGAGGTCATGCTGGCACCGTCAGTCACGAATACATTTTTACATGCATGCAGCTGGTTGAAGGCGTTTAACATGGAAGTTTGGGGGTCTTTACCCATACGTACTCCTCCCATCTCATGAATATCGAGCCCGGCAGCCTGCTTACTATCAGCCGATTTTACATTCTTAAAGCCAGCCATTTCAAACATTTCAGTCATTTGCTCAATGTAATCCTTCACCATTTTATCATCGTTGTCATCATAGGCTACGGATATTTTGAGTTGAGGAATACCAAAAGGATCCTTGAGGTTTTTGTCCAATGCTACATAATTGCTTTCTTTCGGGATAGTTTCACCCATCATGTGCGAGCCCACATACCAGCCATCATTGATAGTTTTATGGAGATTATTTTTAAGTGTTTCACCTAATCCTTCCTGGCTATTATGACTCATTCTTCCCGCACCAAAACCCGCTGCATAGCCACGCAAAAAGTCGGTTTCCTGCTTAAGGACATTCCTGAACCGGGGGATGTACGGGCTGTTAGGTCGGTTTCCTTCGGTGGTTTTATCCAAAAATCCGTCATATTCACCCCATACTCTTGCCCTGTAATTATGGAAAGCTACATATTTTCCCAAAACCCCGCTATCATTTCCAAGACCGTTTGGGAAACGATTAGAGACAGAATTAAGCAAAATGAGGTTAGAATTTAAGGCAGCAGCGTTGACAAAAATTATTTTTGCATAGAACTCAGTCATTTCTCCCGTAAGGGCATCAATAACTTTCACGCCACTTGCCTTTTGTTTGGCATCATCATAAATGATACTATGCACCACACTATGCGGCCTGAGTGACATTTTTCCCGTTTTCATGGCCCACGGCAGGGTGGAAGCATTGCTGCTGAAATATCCACCATAAGGACAGCCCCGCTCGCAGATAGTGCGATGCTGGCACTGAGCTCTACCCTGATCGAAGTGAATCTGCTTTGGGGTAGTAAGGTGGGCACATCTCCCCATGATTACATGCCGGCTGCCTTTGTATTTTTCAGCTACTTTTTTACTGAAATAATCCTCAACACAATTAAACTCATGCGGAGCTAAAAACTCCCCATCGGGCAGTTGGTCGAGTCCGTCTTTGTTACCCGAAATTCCGGCAAACTTCTCTACATAGCTATACCATGGAGCTAAATCGTCGTAGCTAATAGGCCATTCCACGGCAAAACCATCGCGGGTGGGCCCTTCAAAGTCATATTTACTCCAGCGTTGAGTTTGTCGTGCCCATAGGAGAGACTTTCCACCTACCTGATACCCCCGAATCCAGTCAAATGGTTTCTCCTGCACATAAGGATGCTCTTTGTCTTTTACAAAAAACTGCTCAGTGCCTTCATAGAAAGCGTAACATTTACTTACAGTCGGGTTTTCTTCTCTTATGGCCAGGGGCAATTGGTTTCTGTGCTCAAAATCCCATGGTTGATAGAGTGTGGTAGGATATCCCGTGATATGAGGCACATCTTTTCCTCTTTCCAGAACCAAGGTTTTCAAGCCCTTACCAGTAAGCTCTTTCGCTGCCCATCCCCCACTGATTCCCGAACCAATCACAATGGCATCAAAGGTTCTTTTTTCTTTATTTATTAAGTTCATAATTACTGATTTAAAGGCACACAGCCATGATAACGGGCAGGAGCAAATTCAAATTTCTCAATGTTGACCTGATAATATTCTGAAGTAGTATACGCTCGCACGGCATATCGTTTGGTGGCATCCATAAAAAACCTCAGGTTTTCGTCAGAACTCATCCCAAAGCCCTGCAATAAGTGAAGCTTCTGCTGAGTATTTGAACCTTCAAAAGATTTTCCGAAAAGAGAAATTGAGAGTTCGTTTACCTTTGCCAGTCCCTTTTTAAACTTGTCCTGGTCAGCCACCTTATGCATATCTGTCACCATGAGTTTTACAAATTTGGGTATTTGTAATGTTCTGGAACCTGGAGTATCGGTTTCGGGAATTATTGCTTCACAAATGGCCTCGAGGAGGTCTTCCTCTGAAGTGTTAAGTTCTAAACTGTCAGGTTTAAGATTTTTGGCTGTCCAGTTATTTGCCCAGGAAGGGAGACTAACCGCACCGACAATACCAAGGGTCAGGCTCGAAAAAACTTCGCGTCGTTTCATCCAATTTTCAATTAAGGTCGATATTAATTTTTAAAATTATTAAATAATTCGATTCTATTGCTTCTAAAATTCAATTTGCATTAAATTTTCTTACAAAAAAACCCAAAATCGCAGTTTTATAATAAATTGCACAGTTTTCAACCTTTTGCTTTAGGCAATTCTTAAATTTTTATCAATGAAAAAAGTCCTTTGGTTTATTTTCATAACCGCCAATTCATTTGGTCAAATCACAGCCCCCCCAAAAGAATGGAAGCAACTCTTCAATGGCAAAGACCTGAAAAACTGGGATATAAAAATCAGAAATTATGATCTTAATGATAATTTCGGAAATACTTTTTCGGTAAAAGACAAAAAAATAGTGGTCAATACCGATGCTTACGACCCATTTAACTACCGCTATGGGCACATGTTTTACAAAGGTGATTTTTCTTATTACAAAATAGCTGTTGAGTACCGTTTTGTAGGTGAGCAAGCCAAAGGCGGAGAAGATTGGGCCTGGCGAAACAGTGGCATCATGATTCATGGTCAACCTGCCAATACTATGCTCAAAGACCAGGATTTTCCGGTTTCCATAGAGGTACAGCTGCTTGGTGGAAAAGGAGACGGCAAACCCAGAACCAACTGTAACCTTTGTACACCGGGAACGCACGTAACTTATGAAAACAAATTTGACACCCGACACTGCATCAATTCTACTTCAAAAACATTTGATGGTGACCAATGGGTAAGAGCCGAAGTGGAGGTTTTGGGAGATTCTTTAATCAGACATTTTATAAATAACGAGCTGGTAATGACCTACGAAAAGCCGGTAATAGGAGGCGGAGTAGTAAGTGGATATGATCCAAAAATCAAGCCCGATGGTCAGGCTCTCAGCCATGGAAGTATTTCATTGCAGAGTGAAAGCCACGCGATAGAGTTTAGAAAGGTCGAACTCCTTGAGCTTGAAGGTTGCATGGACCCCAAAGCTAAAAACTTTAAAAACTATTATCAAAAAGCTGATAATAAGAAGTGTAAATACTAAATAGAAGTATTTTTGTTAGATTTGTTTAAAATTATTTAAAAATGAATGCGATAAGGAAAACTCTTAAACCCCGGAATGGTTTGCTTACAATTGAGTTGCCAAAGGACTTTACTCAAAAAGAGTTTGAAGTTACTGTTGTTCCTGTGGAAGAAAAAGCACAAAATATATCGCTACAATTTAAGCTAAAATCCCTTTTAGAGAGTCTTCCCAAGTCAGACCCGGAAATTTCGCTTGAAGAAATAATAACGGAAATAAAAGAAGTCAGAAAAAAACGAAATGAAAGTCGTAGTTGATACCAATATTTGGGTAAGCCTTGCGATTGGAAGCAAATCTATTACATACGATTTTTTCGAATTATTAAATTCAACAAATATAGAATTCATTGTATGTGAAGGACTTATAGATGAAATTGTAGCAACTCTAGAAAAAGAAAAAATTCGGAACTATCTTTCTAAAGATAGAGTGATTTTGTTGTTCGATATCCTTGAAAATCATACATCTTCTTTTATTTCACATTCAAAAAATACTTTTTGTAGAGACCTGAATGATGATTATTTAATTAATCTTGCAATAGATTCCGAATCTGAAATTTTAATAACAGGCGATAAAGACCTTTTAATCTTAAATTCTGTGGAAAATATTAAAATCCTAACCATAAAACAATTGTTGGATTTTATAAAAAAACCCAGTTAGAGGTCTTTTTTGGTAAAACTTTTTTCTTTTCAATAAACTTTTTATTACCATCTTTCTACTAACTTAGAATTTTAAAATTTCAGCCTTAAAAAATGAATTACATTGCCTCAATAGACCAGGGGACTACCAGTACCCGTTGTATTTTTTTTGATAAAAAAGGAAAAATAATATCTGTCGCTCAAAAAGAGCATGAGCAGATTTTTCCTCAGCCCGGCTGGGTAGAACACAACCCCGAGGAAATCTGGCGAAATACCCAGGAAGTAATTGCCAACGCCCGTATCAAACAACAGATCAAAATCGAGAATATTTTGGCTTGTGGTATCACCAACCAAAGGGAAACCACCGTCGTTTGGAACCGCCGCACAGGAAAGCCCTATTACAATGCCCTCGTGTGGCAAGATACCCGTGTAGGGAAACGTGTCGACGAACTCGAAAGAACCACCGGAAGCCAATGGTTTCGTGATAAAACCGGTCTTCCTCTAGCCACTTATTTCAGTGGTTTGAAAATTCAATGGCTGCTTGAAAATGTGGAGAGTTTGCGGGAAGATGCCGAAAATGGTACGGCGATTTTTGGTAACATGGATACATTTGTGGCCTGGCATCTGACCGGAGGAATCAACGGAGGCCTCCACATTACCGATGTGACCAACGCTTCACGTACCCAACTCATGAACCTTGAAACCCAAACCTGGGACGATGAAATTCTCACTTTACTAAACATCCCCAAAGCCATGTTGCCCGAAATCAAACCGAGCAGCATGAAATATGGAGAGATTAAGTCAGAACCATTAGCTGGAGTACCACTTGCCGGAATTTTGGGTGACCAACAGGCTGCATTGGTTGGACAAACCTGCTTTAAACCTGGGGAAGCTAAAAACACTTATGGTACCGGTTGCTTTATGCTATTGAATACAGGCCCGAAGCCCATCCCTTCGAAATTTGGACTCTTGACAACTGTTGCTTACCAGTTTGAAAACCAGCCTGTTCATTATGCCTTAGAAGGATCCGTTGCTATTGCCGGGGCTTTGGTTCAATGGCTCAGGGACAACCTCGGAATCATAAAAAACTCAGCAGATGTACAGAGGCTGGCAGCAACTGTTGAGGATAATGGCGGAACGTATTTTGTTCCGGCATTCTCCGGTCTGTACGCACCTTATTGGGAGAATTCAGCCCGAGGAGTGATCGCAGGCCTTACCCGATTTGTCAACAAGGGCCACATTGCGAGAGCGGTATTGGAAGCCACTGCTTATCAGACTCTTGATGTATTGGAAGCGATGGAAAAAGACGCCGGACTTTCGCTTTCTTCGTTGAGAGTTGATGGAGGTATGGTGGTCAACGAGATGCTCATGCAGTTTCAGTCTGACATGCTTAAAGTACCTGTAATAAGACCCGAAATGATTGAAACCACCGCACTTGGTGCTGCGTATGCTGCAGGCCTGGCAGTGGGATTCTGGTCAAATCTTGAAGATTTGGTAGAAAACTGGGGTGTAGATAAACAATGGCAACCTCAAATGGATGAAACGAAAAGAGCAACCTATCATAAAGGCTGGAAAAAGGCAATAGAACGTTCGCGAAACTGGGAAGATTAAAATGCAAAATACCTTAAAAAAGAAATGGGCTGAAGGGCAACCGGTAACCAATGCCTGGGTGAGTTCGCCCTCGGCCTGGAATGTCGAAATTCTGGCCACTACGAGCTTTGATGCAATCACTATCGACGCTCAACATGGCCTTGCCTCAGACCTCAACACTATGGTGCAAATGCTTCAGGTCATGAAGGCATCCTCAGCCACTTCATTTGTAAGGCTCCCGGCCAACGACCCCGCTTACATTATGCGTATGCTAGATGCCGGTGTAGAAGGGTTGATATGCCCTATGCTCAATACTGCCGAGGAAACTGAGGCTTTTGTGAGAGCAACCAAATATTACCCGGAAGGCAATAGAAGTATAGGTCCAACCCGAGCCAGTGTGGTTTTTGGAGAAAATTATATGCAAACCGCCAACCAGCACACCATCACATTCGCCATGATAGAGACGCCTGATGCTCTCAAAAATATGCGGGAAATGGCCAAAGTTGAACATCTGAATGGTTTTTATATAGGTCCATGGGACTTAAGTGCATCTCTGGGTTATAAGAAATTGGCTGATTTTGAAGACCCGGGCTTCCTTAAAATTCTCAAAGAAATATTGGCAGTAGCCGAAGAAAACCATCTCATCACAGGGATTCATGCCGGAAACCCAAAAAATGCAAGATTATTTGCTGACCTGGGATTCAAATTCCTTACGATGTTTAATGACTCCTCGGCCTTAAAAACCATTGCAAAAAATACTTTGGATGAGTTTCATAATAACGATGGAAAAAGCAAATTGAGCGGGTATTAATATATTTGAAAATTAGCCAGTTACAAGAGATAAAATCATTTCGAAAATATTTTTTGTTTTATTTTTTATAAATTTAGGGATTGTATTCTCTGTTTTTATATTAATTTGGGGATTATAATCTCCGTTTTTATATATTTGCAAAAAAAATTATGGGATGATAACAAGAAAAATAGAAGGCTTGATAAAAAATCGTCTGTTTCAAGGTAAAACTTTGCTGATATTTGGCCCAAGGCAAGTAGGAAAAACTACACTTTTGAATGAAATTCTCAGAACGACTAATGTTCAAGGGATTTACCTAAATGCTGACCTGCCTATAATTAGAGAAGGGCTTTCCAATGCGGGTTTTGAGCAAATTGGTGCCACAATTGGCACAAACAGACTGGTGGTGATTGATGAAGCTCAACGAATCAAAAATATAGGTCTTACCCTGAAAATCATGCATGACAATTTCCCGGAGGTGCAGGTGCTGGCGACGGGCTCATCAGCATTTGAGCTGGCCAATGATATAAATGAGCCATTGACTGGCAGGAAAATTGAATTTAAGATGTATCCTGTAAGCTGGGCTGAACTTGTGGAAAATACTGGGTATTTGCAAGCACTCGATCAATTGGAGAATCGCATGATTTATGGTATGTATCCCGATGTCATCAATCAAAAGGGTAATGAAGAAGAGATATTGACTGAGCTCAACACTTCTTATCTTTATAAAGATTTACTTTCATATTCGGGTATTAGAAAACCACAAATTCTTGAAAAACTGCTCAAGGCTCTTGCATTACAACTAGGCAATGAAGTATCACTGAATGAACTTGGCAGAATGTTGGAAATCGATAAAGCAACTGTAGAAAACTATCTGGATCTTCTCGAAAAAGCATTTGTTATATTTAGACTACAACCATTTAGCCGTAATCTAAGAAATGAAATTACTTCGAGTCGAAAGATATATTTTTATGATAATGGAATAAGAAACGCTATCATTCAAAACTATAATGTTTTAAATCTAAGAAATGATACCGGGGCACTATGGGAGAATTTCTTGATTAGCGAAAGAATGAAAAAGAATCAGTATGAAAGACGAATCGTGTCAAACTATTTCTGGCGTACACATGCACAACAGGAAATCGACTATGTAGAGGAATCAAACGGCCAGTTGCAGGCATTCGAATTCAAGTGGAATCCTAAAGCAAAAACTAAGTTTCCACTTCCATTTAAAAATGAGTACTCTCCCTCCAAATCTGAAGTGATACACAGGGAAAACTTTAATACTTTTCTTTAAATTCAGGGATTATATCCTCCGTTTTTATATTAATTTGGTGATTATAATCACCAAATTAATATTTTTTCTTCCCAACTTTCCCCTTCTGTGCCTTCGGTTTCCTGACGTTTCGCTTTTCTCTGAGTGCCTTTTTCTTTTCTGAAGCCTCAATTTTCATTTTCAGAATGCGTTGATTTCTTTCTGATTTTTCATGAAAAGCTCCCTGGAAAGTGGGGTCTTCTTTCTTGCGTTGGTCGTCAAGTTCTTTCAGCATTTGCTGCTGTTCTTCGTAAGGAGTTTCTTCAATTTTTACATTTTCAGGAATCTCTAAAACCGGAATCGTGCTCCTGATAATCTTTTGTATTTTTTCCAGATGATAATCTTCCGAAGGCAACAAAAACGTGATAGCTTCCCCCTCCATTTTGGCCCTGCCGGTACGGCCAATACGGTGAATATAGTCTTCATAAATCAGCGGCAAATCAAAATTTATCACATGTGATACCGCTGTAATATCAATCCCTCTCGAGGCTACATCAGTTGCCACAAGCACCCTGATATTTCCAGCCCTGAAATCATCCACAGAGTTCATACGGGTATTTTGGCCTTTGTTGGCGTGAATCACCCGCACCTGTGTAGAGCCCAAAACTTTTCTTTCCAAAAACTTAAACACGTTGTCGGCTACGGTTTTGGTTCTGCAAAACACCATTGCTCTGGTAATTTCCTCAGAATCAAGCAGGTGACCCAATAGATTAATCTTGGTCCTGAAATTGGGTACTTTATATAGTTTCTGACTTATAGTGCTTGCTGCAGTTGCAGATGGCGTAATTTCGATTTTCAAAGGAGCCTCCAAAAACTCCTCGGAAAGTTTCTCAACTCTGGGTTGGAAAGTAGCCGAAAATAAAAGATTTTTCCTTTTTCGGGGTATCACCTCCAATATTTTACGGATTTGTGGCATAAATC
The sequence above is a segment of the Cytophagaceae bacterium genome. Coding sequences within it:
- a CDS encoding putative toxin-antitoxin system toxin component, PIN family; the encoded protein is MKVVVDTNIWVSLAIGSKSITYDFFELLNSTNIEFIVCEGLIDEIVATLEKEKIRNYLSKDRVILLFDILENHTSSFISHSKNTFCRDLNDDYLINLAIDSESEILITGDKDLLILNSVENIKILTIKQLLDFIKKPS
- a CDS encoding ATP-binding protein translates to MITRKIEGLIKNRLFQGKTLLIFGPRQVGKTTLLNEILRTTNVQGIYLNADLPIIREGLSNAGFEQIGATIGTNRLVVIDEAQRIKNIGLTLKIMHDNFPEVQVLATGSSAFELANDINEPLTGRKIEFKMYPVSWAELVENTGYLQALDQLENRMIYGMYPDVINQKGNEEEILTELNTSYLYKDLLSYSGIRKPQILEKLLKALALQLGNEVSLNELGRMLEIDKATVENYLDLLEKAFVIFRLQPFSRNLRNEITSSRKIYFYDNGIRNAIIQNYNVLNLRNDTGALWENFLISERMKKNQYERRIVSNYFWRTHAQQEIDYVEESNGQLQAFEFKWNPKAKTKFPLPFKNEYSPSKSEVIHRENFNTFL
- a CDS encoding DEAD/DEAH box helicase; the encoded protein is MEENPFKIFDLNKQLLMAVEELGYTEPTEIQTKAIPLILQGHDVLGIAQTGTGKTAAYALPILMKVKYAQGQNARCMVFAPTRELVIQIDAAFRELGKYTDLRFVALYGGLGPKTQIENLKKGVDIIIATPGRFMDLYLLGEIPTKSLQYLVLDEADKMMDMGFMPQIRKILEVIPRKRKNLLFSATFQPRVEKLSEEFLEAPLKIEITPSATAASTISQKLYKVPNFRTKINLLGHLLDSEEITRAMVFCRTKTVADNVFKFLERKVLGSTQVRVIHANKGQNTRMNSVDDFRAGNIRVLVATDVASRGIDITAVSHVINFDLPLIYEDYIHRIGRTGRAKMEGEAITFLLPSEDYHLEKIQKIIRSTIPVLEIPENVKIEETPYEEQQQMLKELDDQRKKEDPTFQGAFHEKSERNQRILKMKIEASEKKKALREKRNVRKPKAQKGKVGKKKY
- a CDS encoding GMC family oxidoreductase; translation: MNLINKEKRTFDAIVIGSGISGGWAAKELTGKGLKTLVLERGKDVPHITGYPTTLYQPWDFEHRNQLPLAIREENPTVSKCYAFYEGTEQFFVKDKEHPYVQEKPFDWIRGYQVGGKSLLWARQTQRWSKYDFEGPTRDGFAVEWPISYDDLAPWYSYVEKFAGISGNKDGLDQLPDGEFLAPHEFNCVEDYFSKKVAEKYKGSRHVIMGRCAHLTTPKQIHFDQGRAQCQHRTICERGCPYGGYFSSNASTLPWAMKTGKMSLRPHSVVHSIIYDDAKQKASGVKVIDALTGEMTEFYAKIIFVNAAALNSNLILLNSVSNRFPNGLGNDSGVLGKYVAFHNYRARVWGEYDGFLDKTTEGNRPNSPYIPRFRNVLKQETDFLRGYAAGFGAGRMSHNSQEGLGETLKNNLHKTINDGWYVGSHMMGETIPKESNYVALDKNLKDPFGIPQLKISVAYDDNDDKMVKDYIEQMTEMFEMAGFKNVKSADSKQAAGLDIHEMGGVRMGKDPQTSMLNAFNQLHACKNVFVTDGASMTSTSTQNPSLTYMALTARAADYAVKEMKKGNL
- a CDS encoding 2,4-dihydroxyhept-2-ene-1,7-dioic acid aldolase, with protein sequence MQNTLKKKWAEGQPVTNAWVSSPSAWNVEILATTSFDAITIDAQHGLASDLNTMVQMLQVMKASSATSFVRLPANDPAYIMRMLDAGVEGLICPMLNTAEETEAFVRATKYYPEGNRSIGPTRASVVFGENYMQTANQHTITFAMIETPDALKNMREMAKVEHLNGFYIGPWDLSASLGYKKLADFEDPGFLKILKEILAVAEENHLITGIHAGNPKNARLFADLGFKFLTMFNDSSALKTIAKNTLDEFHNNDGKSKLSGY
- a CDS encoding DUF1080 domain-containing protein gives rise to the protein MKKVLWFIFITANSFGQITAPPKEWKQLFNGKDLKNWDIKIRNYDLNDNFGNTFSVKDKKIVVNTDAYDPFNYRYGHMFYKGDFSYYKIAVEYRFVGEQAKGGEDWAWRNSGIMIHGQPANTMLKDQDFPVSIEVQLLGGKGDGKPRTNCNLCTPGTHVTYENKFDTRHCINSTSKTFDGDQWVRAEVEVLGDSLIRHFINNELVMTYEKPVIGGGVVSGYDPKIKPDGQALSHGSISLQSESHAIEFRKVELLELEGCMDPKAKNFKNYYQKADNKKCKY
- a CDS encoding gluconate 2-dehydrogenase subunit 3 family protein — translated: MKRREVFSSLTLGIVGAVSLPSWANNWTAKNLKPDSLELNTSEEDLLEAICEAIIPETDTPGSRTLQIPKFVKLMVTDMHKVADQDKFKKGLAKVNELSISLFGKSFEGSNTQQKLHLLQGFGMSSDENLRFFMDATKRYAVRAYTTSEYYQVNIEKFEFAPARYHGCVPLNQ
- the glpK gene encoding glycerol kinase GlpK, whose protein sequence is MNYIASIDQGTTSTRCIFFDKKGKIISVAQKEHEQIFPQPGWVEHNPEEIWRNTQEVIANARIKQQIKIENILACGITNQRETTVVWNRRTGKPYYNALVWQDTRVGKRVDELERTTGSQWFRDKTGLPLATYFSGLKIQWLLENVESLREDAENGTAIFGNMDTFVAWHLTGGINGGLHITDVTNASRTQLMNLETQTWDDEILTLLNIPKAMLPEIKPSSMKYGEIKSEPLAGVPLAGILGDQQAALVGQTCFKPGEAKNTYGTGCFMLLNTGPKPIPSKFGLLTTVAYQFENQPVHYALEGSVAIAGALVQWLRDNLGIIKNSADVQRLAATVEDNGGTYFVPAFSGLYAPYWENSARGVIAGLTRFVNKGHIARAVLEATAYQTLDVLEAMEKDAGLSLSSLRVDGGMVVNEMLMQFQSDMLKVPVIRPEMIETTALGAAYAAGLAVGFWSNLEDLVENWGVDKQWQPQMDETKRATYHKGWKKAIERSRNWED